Proteins found in one Terribacillus sp. DMT04 genomic segment:
- the sigI gene encoding RNA polymerase sigma-I factor translates to MYLRQSNDPKRGKLEEQVKQVQVGDTDKQNELIEKYQPFIAKSVSEVCKRFIDPVKDEEFSVGLSAFNEAMMSYADDKGSSFLSFAKLVIKRKTIDYIRRERIRLPAASLDELFEDDSENPREAEAAQTAFIQETESWYRRAEIEEYDKKLKEYKLSFQELINVAPKHRDARETAIESAKILHADPDLRDYVIRKKKIPIKQLVEKVSVSKKTLERNRKYILAVFIIFSEDYIYLKDYMKGVS, encoded by the coding sequence TTGTATCTACGCCAGTCTAATGATCCTAAGCGCGGGAAATTAGAAGAACAAGTCAAACAAGTGCAAGTTGGTGATACTGACAAACAAAATGAGCTGATTGAGAAGTATCAGCCTTTTATCGCAAAGTCAGTTTCAGAGGTATGCAAAAGATTTATTGATCCTGTGAAGGATGAGGAATTCAGTGTCGGCCTTTCTGCTTTTAATGAAGCAATGATGTCGTATGCAGATGACAAAGGCAGTTCCTTCTTATCATTTGCCAAGCTCGTAATTAAACGAAAAACGATTGATTACATCAGACGTGAACGGATTCGTCTTCCTGCAGCGTCATTGGATGAATTATTTGAAGATGACAGTGAGAATCCGCGGGAGGCCGAAGCTGCCCAGACGGCTTTTATCCAAGAAACAGAATCATGGTATCGCCGAGCAGAGATTGAGGAGTACGATAAAAAACTGAAAGAATACAAGCTGTCATTCCAGGAGTTAATTAATGTGGCGCCGAAGCACCGTGATGCGAGAGAAACGGCAATTGAATCTGCAAAGATCTTGCATGCTGATCCGGACTTGCGCGATTATGTTATTCGGAAAAAGAAAATCCCGATAAAACAGCTTGTGGAGAAAGTTTCTGTCAGTAAAAAGACGCTGGAAAGGAACAGGAAGTATATTCTCGCTGTATTTATTATTTTTAGCGAAGATTATATTTACCTGAAGGATTATATGAAGGGGGTGAGTTAG
- a CDS encoding anti-sigma factor domain-containing protein — protein sequence MKRGVVVKQSRRSTIVLTSEGTFLEISAKGKTEIGQEVEFTAEEMIRRTHISQWTPSVKNLMRVAVLVLVFVLALFPMYSWYVGNKAYAYVSLDFNPSIELKVNNRMDVVSITGLNQEARTVIDNLDDWQGEAVEEVAANILRKSSDLGLLADSESIIIGVNYIDTRQDDKKLTNILEGSVNEFNNSLHIASFQVPDKVREVARNKQKSMNEIMAQSILEGTYLSTSVPPLTQSDSAIIKDFYKDNVEVDGKEQDETSRRPIDSVNQKSAYVVKEETEKKEANTISKQNNTADETVQQSAKKEKERAPVSNQKTDQDQDRITVSNQKEVKRNVKAVPQASKSNGNSKVESKQQRQIPPNRDTAKQQKEKDTREHHSQGHAHASENSKEKVARAQEQGHKYGHDKQKEKKHGSSDTHKNDKENRGWHGKGHHSDTND from the coding sequence GTGAAAAGAGGAGTCGTCGTGAAGCAGAGCCGGCGGAGCACAATCGTGTTGACCAGTGAAGGCACATTCCTGGAAATCAGTGCAAAAGGCAAAACAGAAATTGGACAAGAGGTCGAATTTACTGCAGAGGAAATGATTCGCAGAACGCATATTAGCCAATGGACCCCATCTGTAAAAAATCTAATGCGAGTAGCTGTATTGGTGCTTGTTTTTGTGTTGGCATTATTCCCTATGTATTCCTGGTACGTTGGTAACAAAGCTTATGCGTATGTAAGTTTGGATTTTAACCCAAGCATTGAGTTAAAAGTAAATAACCGAATGGATGTTGTTTCTATTACAGGCTTAAATCAAGAAGCAAGAACGGTCATAGATAATCTGGATGACTGGCAAGGAGAAGCTGTTGAAGAAGTAGCAGCGAATATTTTGCGTAAGTCGAGTGACTTAGGTCTATTAGCTGACTCGGAAAGTATTATTATTGGAGTTAATTATATTGATACGAGACAAGATGATAAGAAACTGACGAACATTCTGGAAGGTTCAGTGAATGAATTTAACAACTCACTACATATTGCTTCTTTCCAAGTACCGGACAAGGTTCGTGAAGTTGCACGGAATAAGCAGAAATCAATGAATGAGATTATGGCACAGTCCATTTTAGAAGGAACTTACTTGTCTACGTCTGTTCCGCCGCTAACACAATCAGATTCAGCCATTATTAAAGATTTCTATAAAGATAATGTGGAAGTGGATGGGAAAGAACAAGACGAGACTTCCCGAAGACCGATAGACAGCGTGAATCAAAAATCTGCTTACGTTGTGAAAGAAGAAACTGAAAAAAAAGAAGCAAACACGATAAGTAAGCAAAACAACACTGCTGATGAAACTGTGCAACAATCCGCAAAAAAAGAGAAGGAGCGTGCACCAGTTTCCAATCAGAAGACAGACCAGGATCAAGATCGTATAACTGTTTCCAATCAAAAAGAAGTAAAAAGAAATGTGAAAGCTGTGCCGCAAGCAAGTAAGTCGAACGGAAATTCCAAGGTGGAAAGTAAACAACAGCGGCAAATACCACCTAATCGTGATACAGCAAAGCAGCAAAAAGAGAAAGACACCAGGGAACACCATTCACAAGGGCATGCTCATGCGTCGGAAAATTCGAAAGAAAAAGTGGCACGTGCACAGGAGCAGGGCCACAAATATGGCCATGATAAACAAAAAGAGAAGAAGCATGGATCATCTGATACGCATAAGAACGATAAGGAGAATCGAGGATGGCATGGCAAAGGCCATCATTCTGATACAAACGATTAA
- a CDS encoding bifunctional GNAT family N-acetyltransferase/carbon-nitrogen hydrolase family protein: MSELDLSQFEKKVVLRNITEADIDQILDMQKLCFPGMSPWKKSHLKSHIDIFPEGQFCVEVDGKIIGSCSSLIVNFNEYDDQHTWDDITDEGYITNHNPDGFNLYGIEVMVHPDYRGMKIGKRLYEARQELAAEKNLKSIIIGGRIPNYHKYSHELTPRQYVEEVEAQNIFDPVLTFQVMNGFRVMRINRDYLPDDKQSATFATLMEWNNIEYHAKSKRHYKTSYPVRITVIQYMMKQIESFEEFARQVEYYVDVAYDFGSDFAVFPEIFTTQLMSFLEEKVPSQAVRKLSEFTEQYIELFTALAVRYNVNIVGGSHFVEEDDHIYNIAYLFRRDGTIEKQYKIHVTPNEKKWWGIQPGDAVQVFDTDCGRIAIQICYDIEFPELARYAVDQGANIIFVPFCTDDRQGYLRVRYCAQARAVENQVYTVIAGTVGNLTQVENMDIQYAQSGIFTPSDFEFARDGIVGECPPNIETVVVGDVDLEILQRQRKTGTVRHLHDRRKDLFELRYKKFEK, encoded by the coding sequence ATGTCTGAACTTGATTTGTCGCAGTTTGAGAAGAAAGTGGTTTTGCGCAACATTACAGAAGCTGATATTGATCAAATCCTGGATATGCAGAAACTATGCTTTCCAGGTATGAGTCCATGGAAAAAGAGCCACCTGAAAAGTCATATTGATATCTTTCCGGAAGGCCAGTTCTGTGTAGAAGTGGACGGGAAAATCATCGGCAGCTGCTCTAGCTTAATTGTTAATTTCAATGAATATGATGATCAGCATACATGGGATGATATTACAGATGAAGGGTATATCACCAACCATAATCCGGATGGGTTCAACTTGTATGGAATTGAGGTAATGGTTCACCCAGACTACCGGGGGATGAAAATAGGGAAGCGGCTTTACGAAGCGAGGCAGGAACTGGCTGCCGAAAAGAACTTAAAAAGCATTATTATTGGGGGAAGGATCCCAAATTATCATAAATACAGTCATGAGCTGACTCCAAGACAATATGTGGAGGAAGTTGAGGCGCAGAATATATTTGATCCAGTGCTGACTTTCCAGGTTATGAATGGCTTCCGTGTCATGCGAATCAATCGTGACTATTTGCCGGATGATAAGCAATCGGCAACCTTTGCAACGCTGATGGAATGGAACAACATTGAATACCATGCGAAGTCAAAAAGGCACTATAAAACATCATATCCAGTACGTATTACTGTTATTCAATACATGATGAAGCAAATCGAGTCGTTTGAGGAGTTCGCCAGACAAGTAGAATATTACGTGGATGTAGCATACGACTTTGGCTCGGACTTTGCCGTATTTCCGGAGATTTTCACCACCCAGCTGATGAGCTTCTTAGAAGAAAAAGTACCGTCCCAAGCAGTTCGGAAATTGTCCGAATTTACAGAGCAGTATATCGAACTGTTTACTGCTTTGGCTGTTCGTTACAATGTGAACATTGTCGGTGGGTCTCATTTCGTTGAAGAAGATGATCATATCTATAATATCGCTTATCTATTCCGACGAGATGGCACGATTGAGAAGCAGTATAAAATTCATGTGACGCCAAACGAGAAAAAGTGGTGGGGCATTCAGCCCGGTGATGCGGTGCAGGTGTTTGATACCGATTGCGGACGTATTGCAATCCAAATCTGCTATGATATTGAATTCCCGGAGCTTGCACGCTATGCAGTTGATCAGGGCGCCAATATTATTTTTGTTCCGTTCTGTACGGACGATCGTCAAGGTTATTTGCGTGTCCGTTACTGTGCACAGGCGCGAGCAGTGGAAAATCAGGTTTACACGGTTATTGCTGGAACGGTTGGGAACTTAACGCAAGTAGAGAACATGGATATACAATACGCACAATCCGGTATTTTCACGCCATCCGATTTCGAATTTGCCCGAGATGGCATTGTCGGTGAATGTCCGCCAAATATTGAAACAGTCGTTGTCGGCGATGTGGATTTGGAGATATTGCAGCGGCAGCGCAAAACCGGGACGGTGCGTCATTTACATGACCGCCGTAAAGATTTATTTGAGTTGCGGTATAAGAAATTTGAGAAATAA
- a CDS encoding YhdB family protein: protein MKIQDYEKALMFTIWGQWDDLLVLMVRTNDDLLSKRIEIFLHAFHYPSKQHAVVSSHEELLQYIDHALGHTSLYALDV, encoded by the coding sequence ATGAAAATCCAGGATTATGAAAAAGCATTAATGTTCACGATATGGGGACAGTGGGATGACCTGCTTGTTCTCATGGTGCGCACGAATGATGACTTGCTTTCCAAACGGATTGAGATTTTCCTGCATGCATTTCATTATCCCTCCAAACAGCATGCTGTAGTGAGTTCACATGAAGAATTGCTTCAATATATTGATCATGCTCTGGGGCATACATCGTTATATGCCTTGGATGTATAA
- a CDS encoding YhcN/YlaJ family sporulation lipoprotein, giving the protein MKKWKLLSMAALAAITLTACQNDDNNESGMGGNVEPTRFNNTDNNLVHRNSDDTMDVDDRQKNGNDQQPRYQVADDISKKVKEVKGVDNAYVFTTDNNAFVAVDMQNNNDDNDNSGNNGMGNISTGDTQNTGDNQNNDVTDEMKKEVEKAVKSVDEDIDNVYVSADPDFLGMAEDYNNKIDEGQPVKGFFLEFGNMLNRVFPNNER; this is encoded by the coding sequence ATGAAGAAATGGAAATTGTTAAGTATGGCTGCCCTAGCTGCCATCACCCTTACAGCATGTCAGAATGACGATAATAATGAATCAGGAATGGGAGGTAATGTCGAGCCGACCAGATTTAATAATACGGACAATAACCTTGTTCATCGTAATAGTGATGATACGATGGATGTAGATGACCGTCAAAAAAATGGGAATGACCAGCAGCCGCGTTATCAAGTTGCAGATGATATTTCCAAAAAAGTTAAAGAAGTAAAAGGTGTAGACAATGCGTATGTATTTACAACAGATAACAACGCTTTTGTTGCAGTTGACATGCAGAACAACAACGATGACAATGACAATTCCGGTAATAATGGAATGGGCAACATCAGTACTGGCGATACCCAAAATACGGGGGATAACCAAAATAATGATGTAACAGATGAAATGAAAAAGGAAGTAGAAAAAGCAGTTAAGTCAGTAGATGAAGACATTGACAATGTGTACGTTTCAGCTGATCCTGATTTCTTGGGAATGGCAGAGGATTATAATAACAAAATTGATGAAGGACAGCCGGTTAAAGGATTCTTCCTTGAGTTCGGCAATATGCTGAATCGCGTTTTCCCAAATAACGAAAGATAG